The sequence GGCTGGTTTGGCGGAGCAGGAGATATGCCGGTTTTGCCAGCGCTGCAAAAAATGCCAATGGATAAAACTATTTGCATCTATGGTGATGAAGAAGATGATACGGCTTGTGCAAGCAAGGATCTTGGCTCAATGCAACGCATTGAACTAAAAGGCGGCCACCATTTTGATGAAGATTATGCAAGCCTTGCACAAACCTTGCATGAAAATCTATTAAAGCGCATCGATAATTAAGAGTTAAAAGGCATCTCGCTAGGGTTAGGATACTAGCAAGATGCCTTTTAAATTAACATTAAGTGCTTGATAAGCCTTGATCATAAATTGCAACAGCTTCTTTTAAAGCATTTATATCATTTGCACATAATTGCCGTTTTACCGCATTAAATTTATCTTCTGGCCAATCATAAATTTTCAATGCCAAAAGATCATTAATCACCTCCGATGTAAAACGATGCTTAACCAATTTTGCTGGGCTACCCGCAACAATGCTATAGGGCTCAACATTTTTAGTGACAACGCTATTGGCTGCGATGATGGCTCCCTCACCAATTTTGACACCAGGTAAAAGAATAGATCGCATACCAAGCCATGCCCCATCTTCAATAATAGTATCACCCTTGCGTTCATAGGCTTCATCAATAAAGTCAGCAAAAGGATAAAGACAAAACCAATCTGCACGATGGGTGTGATTACCACCCATTAAAATAATAACTTCAGCCGCTATGCAGACGTAATCGCCAATATAAAGCTTATCAATTTCCCAATTATTATTCCATTCCCGGCTAATTGCATCACCTTGCAAATAACGTACACAATAACTTTCAAAGCCGCTATCCCAGCAATCACTATAATAGCTGTGAGTGCCTTTAATGATAATATTGGGATTGGTAACAACTTCATGCAAAAGCTGTGTTTTTGACCAATGTTTTTCCATTATAAGCACGCCTTTACCATATAAATACTAATAGCCAAGCGTTGCACGAACTGCCATAGCGGGCAAAGTAAGAATCTGCATACCGATACAAAAGGCCAAAAATGCAATAATCGTACCTAAGACAATACCAACTGCCCCATTCATAAACTTTGCTGTCCAAATTGGATCGCGCGCAATTGGCGGTTCTGGGTCATTTTTATCATCATCAAGGGTAACAATAAAAAGCCCCAAATTAAGAAGTGGTACAATGCTTAGCCACGCTGCCCGTTTACTACCAAAACCATCGCGCGCTCGCATTACAGCTAAAACCATATAGAAAAAGCCTAGCAAAAATGACGGTAAACTTAATAAGGCTAAAATTACTAAGGGCGGCAGCAAAATCATATTTGTGGTAATAGCAAGATAAGTAACCAACCAACTAAGTAGCATATAGAAAAAATAAAGGGTTCCAAATAGGAAAAGGTAAGGAATACGGTAAAGGGTTTTTCGACCAAACATCAAAAAATAACCCAATACCAATCCAATAAAAAGCGATAACAACCATGTTCCGACCGGTAAGATCGGGCTTCTAATAGCAAAAATATAATCTAGCATTTTATTTCCTTTAAATACCGCACGGTAACTGGCAATTTGACTTTATTATCCTCCACTTTTAGAGGCATCCAATTGGCATTATATAATTTACTAATGCCTATAAAATATCTTAACCAAATATTATTCCACCACCCTCATCAATTCTTATAATTGCATCATATACAGAGGATGTATAAAAATTATATTTAAATATAATTTTATTCCTACTTTTTTCATTAAAAAAAATATCAACGATATTTATTTCATAATTTACTTTAAAAAATTGTTCGTATATGGAACTATATCCAAATTTATTATTTTTATTGCTATTATCAGACCAATTAGGGGCTATCTGTTCGAAATAATCTATGGTAAAATTCCAATTTTCGTCTAATGTAAACCTTAATATCTTATCTGAACTCTTCACAAAAAAAAATTCATTTATAGGTAAAAATTTTAAATTATCACTCTCTTTTTTTACAATACATGGTATTAATATGTCTTGTATTCCATTATTTATAATATAATTTTTCCAATCCATTTTATACCTCACAAGATATACAAATTTAAAAAAAACAATTACGATTATAAAACTTTGATATAAATAATATTAATTTTATTTACTCAAGTTCTTTTCCAAATAAAATACCTATAATTACGTTAGAAGATATTATAGATTCACAAACCTTAGAATTATTTATTCTATATTTAAATATAATACAATCACCATTATTATTAATATGTTTTATATCAATAATATTTATTTTAGATTTTGTTCTAAAAAAATTTCTGTATATAGAAATATAGCCAGTTGGATCGATATTTTTTTTTGAAAAAATTGTATGATCATATTCAGTTAACCAATAGGGAGTTATTTTCTCTATAAAACCGATATTATATTCCCAGTTATCCTCTAATTTAAATCGTAAAATTTTGTTTGCAGTTTTTATAAAAAATGCATCATAATAACATGTTAAATTATAATAGCCATGATCATCCACTTCTGTAGGACCAGATACTAAAATATCATCCACCCCATTACATAAAATAAAATTTTTCCAATCCATTTTTAACCCATTCTACTTTAAAAAATGTTGTGGCTTTTCCTTTACTTTCTTTTAACATTGTAACCCATAGACCATCAGAAGCAATAAAAACAAGTAACCCATGCCCTTGATATAATTCTAAAGGTTGGCCACCTTCTATTAAGGTATAAAGACCATCTTGTTTGAGCAATTTACCATCAATATAGCAGTAGCTAAATCATCTAAAAAAATGCCCCAAATTATCACCATCTTTTTTGTTGATTGATGATAGGGTTGCAACTAAAGAACCTATGCTACCATACCCTGATGTACTAAAACCTATTCCACCTCCTCCTAAAAGGTAGGATTATCTTGACCGTCATAGGCGTAAAAACGGTTAAGTGATTAGCGAACGTTTTTAAGAACCAAATTTTGCATGATAACATTCTACATTGATGGGTCCTTATTCCAATCATCATGATTATTATCGAGTTCTTCTGGCTCTATTTTAGGCTTTGCTTTAGATTCTTATATTGTAAGCTGCCATACCATATTAGACTAAATAATAACAATAAATATCCATTGCTAAAAGCGCCATAAATCTTGAAAAGATAGTTCAAGATTATCACTAAAGGTTCAATACGTTTCTTCTTCAAACAGTTTATAATTAAAATAATTCAATGTTTGTGTGGAGGGACATCTTTATATGAAAAATCCTAACCTATTGTCGAAAACAGGGCATATTACAAGGCGAGGCCTGTTATTAGGTGCTGGCGCCTGTGCAGCCCTTGGTCTATGTGCGAACCAAATGGCAGCGATAGCTCAGCCTTTACCAATTGATACCTATCAACGGGTGTTTTTTAATGCCCAAGAATGGGCTTTTATTAAAGCCGCAACGGCGAGAATCATCCCATCTGATGGCGCAGGGCCAGGTGCAATAGAGGCCCATGTCCCTATTTTCATTGATAAGCAGATGATGACGACATGGGGACAAGGCGAAGATTGGTATCGCCATGAGCCTTTTGATCCAAAAGCGCCAAGCTATACCGGTTATCAAGCAGAGCCGACACCCGCACAAGCCTATCGCATCGCCATTGCACGCATTGATACTTGGTGCAGCGAACAATATGGCGATATTTTTGCAAATTTAAAAGCCGAGCAACAAGATGAAGCTTTGACTCGTATTGAAAAAGACGAAGTCCCCATTGACGAGTTTCGCTCCAGTGATTTTTTTGCCTTTCTATTGCAAAACACCAAAGAAGGATATTTAGCTGATCCGATTTATGGCGGTAATCATGATATGGCGGCTTGGGTCTATATTGGTTTTCCAGGCGCAAGAGCAAGTTTTCTTGAATGGGTAGAAAAGGACAATGTAAAATATCGTCTCGGGCCCGTAAGTCTTTCCGGCGAAAGGGCATAAATCATGACAATAACCATGAAAAAAAAAGACGTTGTAATTATCGGCCTTGGCTGGACCGGAGCTATTCTTGGCATTGAACTTGCGCAAGAAGGCTTAGAAATATTAGCGCTTGAACGCGGTGAAGATCGCGATACTGTACCACAATGGGCTTACCCAAAACCTGCCGACGAATTAAAATATGGTTTGCGTTATGACAATATGGTGCGTCCTGCGGATTGGACAATTAGCATTCGCCGCTCGCTAACCGATAAAGCAGAACCCTATCGGCAATTAGGGTCATTTTTACCCGGTAATGGCGTTGGTGGTGCAGGCATGCATTGGAATGGTCAAAACTGGCGGGCACATCCACAAGAATTACGTCTTCGTTCCTATGTGCAAGAAAATTTCGGCAATATTATTCCAGATAATATGACCATTGAAGATTGGGGCGTTAGCTATGAAGAATTAGAGCCATTTTATGATTATTTTGAGAAAGTAGCCGGAGTTTCAGGCTATGCAGGTAATTTAAATGGTGAAATTCGTGAAGGCGGCAATCCCTTTGAAGGCCCACGAAACAATGATTACCCCATGGCACCGCTTGATCTTACTTATAATGGCCGCCTGTTTACTCAAGGTGCAAAATCGCTCGGGCTTCATCCATTTCCTTTCCCATCGGCGATCGCATCGCGTTCTTATACCAATCCTTATGGCATGCAAATGGGATCGTGTAATTATTGCGGTTTTTGTGAACGCTATGGCTGCTTGAATTACTCCAAAGCTTCGCCACAACTTGCTATCCTTGCAGCACTCAAGCAATATAAAAATTTTGAATATCGTACAAAATCTGATGTTATTCGTATTAATAAAGCCGCTGATGGTAAAACGGTTACCGGCGTCACTTATGTAAACGAGCAAGGGGAAGAGGTTTTTCAGCCAGCAGATTTAGTCATTCTTGCTGGTTTCCAATTAACCAATGTCCATATGCTATTGGTTTCAGAGATTGGCACGCCCTATAATCCCGAAACGGGTGAAGGCGTTGTTGGTAAAAATTACGCTTATCAAACCACTGGCGGTGGCAGCAAATTATTTTTTAAAGACAAAGTTTTTAACCCGTTTATCGGCCATGGTGCTAATGGTGCGGTGATTGATGACTTTGGTACAGCAAATATCGACTTTGCCAAAGAAGGCTTTATTGGCGGCAGCTATATTAGTTCATCACAAACCAACGGTCAGCCAATCCATTCTACTAGCCTACCCAAAGGCACCCCTGCATGGGGTGCGGGTTGGAAGAAAGCTATGGGAGATTGGTATGGCCACAGCATGGGTATTGGCCATCACGGTACCAATATGAGCTATCGCGATAGCTATCTTGATCTTGATCCAACCTATAAGGATAAATATGGCCGCCCATTGATGCGCATGACCTTTAATTGGCATGATAATGATATTTTAATGGCCCAATTCATGGCACGGCAAATGGACAAAATTGCTCATGCAATTGGTGCAGACCAAATTGAAACATCACAAATGGAAATTGGTCAGCCCTATGATGTGCGCCCCTATCAATCAACCCATACAGTTGGTGGTGCAATTATGGGAACAGATCCAAAAAAATCGGTTTTAAACCGCTATTTACAGCATTGGGATGTCCATAATCTCTTTGTGACTGGTGCTAGCGCCTTCCCGCAAAATATTGAATATAATCCTACTGGCACAGTAGGAGCTTTAGCCTATTGGCTCGCGCATGCCTTACGTACAAATTATCTTAAAAATCCACGTCCATTGGTATAGGGGGCAAGAAAATGCGTCGTTTTATGAAGATTATTCTTTCCCTTATTATTCTTGGTCTTGTTGCAATTGCTGGGATTATATTTATTCCCATTCAACGTACTGGCCCATTAGAAAACCTCCCCACAGATTATAAACCAGCCAAAGGTGCTGGGGAATATGTCGCTATATTAGCCGATTGCGCCGCCTGCCATACTGCGCCTAATGGTAAAGCTTTTGCTGGTGGCCGAGAAGTTGAAAGCCCGTTTGGAACAATCTATTCGTCTAATATTACGCCAAGCAAAGAGGGTATTGGCAATTGGACATTAGACCAGTTTCGCGATGCTGTGCGTGATGGCATTGCCGCTGATGGTAGCCATTTATATCCAGCTATGCCTTATGAAAACTATCGTAAAATAAGCGAAAAGGACATGGTTGCCCTTTATGATTATTTCATGCATGAGGTGAAGGCCGTTGATGAAGCAACGCCAAAAACATCGCTCATGTTTCCATTCAATCAAAGATGGGGCATAAGGGTTTGGAATTGGTACGCCTTGCGGGGCGGTGCTGGTTTTAACAATCGCTATAAAAATGAGCAGCTTGACCGTGGTGCTTATATCGTTGAAAGTCTCGCCCATTGCAGCGCTTGCCATACGCCACGTGATTTATTCTTCCGTCAAGAAAGCACCGATGCCACAGGTAAAAACTTTTTAGCCGGCGCTAATCTTTCTGGTTGGTATGCACCCGATTTATCAAGCAATCATTCTACAATGCAAGGTTGGAGCGATGAGGACATTGCTCTTTATCTAACCACAGCACGTAATAATATAAGTGCAGCGGTTGGCCCAATGCAGCTTGTTGCCGGTGAATCTTTACAATTTGCGAGCAAGGATGATGTCAATGCGATTGTTGCTTATCTTCGTCATATCAAACAAGATAGACCTGTTGTAAAATCAGCATCTGCCGCAATTATCGACACACAAAAAACAACTAAATTGCTCACGGATGCTGCACCGGATATGCCGCTTGGCGCAAGGCTTTACCTTGACAATTGTAATGCTTGCCATTTTGCCAATGGCCGCGGCGCACCGCAGGTATTCCCACAACTTGACGGTGCAAGCATTGTTAATGCCAAAGACCCTTCTGGCATGATTGATGTTATTTTGCATGGAGCCCGCTTGCCTTCGACCAAACAAAGGCCAGCCGATCTTGCTATGCCAAGCTTTGCCTACCGCATGAATGATGAGGAAGTGGCAACATTGGTTACTTTCTTACGCCATGCTTGGGGAAATAATGCCCCTAAAGTAGATGCTAAAGATGTAGCAAAAATTAGAGCAAACCCATTAAAACAATAAAAAAACGAGCACCTTAATAGTTTTACCAAGAGGGTAATGACGATTAAGGTGCTCTTTAAAACCAATCTGCTATTGCCCACTATTGCAGATTGACCATTGGTGAAAGATCAATTTCACGATCAATCAAATCTTCAACATCTTCTCTATGATGAAATACCCCTATCATAGCCGTGCCATTTTCCTTTAATTCTTGTAAGCGCTTAATCAGAGCCGCACGCGCTATAACGTCAAGCGAGGCAGTTGGCTCGTCAAGAAACAATAATTTTTGCGGTACAATCAGTGCGCGTGCTAAATTTACCTTTTGCTGCTCACCACCAGAAAAAGTCGATGGATAGGCTTGCCATAAAGCTTGTTTAACCCCAAAGGCAGCTAAATAGTCTTGTGCCTTTTCTAATGCTATTTGTTTGTCTTCGCCTGCATTTAAAAGCGGTTCAGCAACAAGATCTTGCGCACTTACCCTTGGGCGCGGCTGCAAAAATTGTGTTACAAAACCAATCTCCTTACGGCGCAATAGGGCTATATCAATATCACTTGCACAAGCAAGATCAATCACACCGTAATCACTGGCATAATACACATGACCACCGCGCGGCACGCATGAGCGATAGAGCGTGCGCAGCAAAGTAGATTTACCAACACCATTTGGCCCACGTAATAGAATAAATTCGCCGCGATTAAGTTTAAAACTAATATTTTCAAAAGCCGGCAATTGAGTTTTTAATAAATGAATATCAAAAAATTTGGTAAGATTTTCAACACGCAACAGCGGGTCATTTATTTGACCTATAAAATCCATTTTTCAAATGCTCCTTTCCTATTGATATAATTTTACCACCGATAATCTTACTACTTACAATTTGGCATGGACGAGCTGCTGGGTATAGGCATGTTGCGGATCATGAAAAATTTGATCAGCAAGCCCTTCTTCAACCACCAAACCGTGCCGCATAACCATAACCCTATCAGCCATAGTACGAATTACGCCAAGGTCATGGCTCACCAATACCATGGTCATGTGCCGTTCACGTTGCAAACGTTTTAAGGTATCGAGAACAAGAGCTTGCACCGATACATCAAGCCCTGTGGTTGGTTCATCAAGCAATAATAATTGCGGCTCAAGCGCAATAGCCTTAGCAAGCTGCACCCTTTGCTGCATACCGCCTGAAAGTTCGATTGGACGA comes from Bartonella sp. HY038 and encodes:
- a CDS encoding CatB-related O-acetyltransferase, which codes for MEKHWSKTQLLHEVVTNPNIIIKGTHSYYSDCWDSGFESYCVRYLQGDAISREWNNNWEIDKLYIGDYVCIAAEVIILMGGNHTHRADWFCLYPFADFIDEAYERKGDTIIEDGAWLGMRSILLPGVKIGEGAIIAANSVVTKNVEPYSIVAGSPAKLVKHRFTSEVINDLLALKIYDWPEDKFNAVKRQLCANDINALKEAVAIYDQGLSST
- a CDS encoding gluconate 2-dehydrogenase subunit 3 family protein — protein: MKNPNLLSKTGHITRRGLLLGAGACAALGLCANQMAAIAQPLPIDTYQRVFFNAQEWAFIKAATARIIPSDGAGPGAIEAHVPIFIDKQMMTTWGQGEDWYRHEPFDPKAPSYTGYQAEPTPAQAYRIAIARIDTWCSEQYGDIFANLKAEQQDEALTRIEKDEVPIDEFRSSDFFAFLLQNTKEGYLADPIYGGNHDMAAWVYIGFPGARASFLEWVEKDNVKYRLGPVSLSGERA
- a CDS encoding GMC family oxidoreductase, which produces MTITMKKKDVVIIGLGWTGAILGIELAQEGLEILALERGEDRDTVPQWAYPKPADELKYGLRYDNMVRPADWTISIRRSLTDKAEPYRQLGSFLPGNGVGGAGMHWNGQNWRAHPQELRLRSYVQENFGNIIPDNMTIEDWGVSYEELEPFYDYFEKVAGVSGYAGNLNGEIREGGNPFEGPRNNDYPMAPLDLTYNGRLFTQGAKSLGLHPFPFPSAIASRSYTNPYGMQMGSCNYCGFCERYGCLNYSKASPQLAILAALKQYKNFEYRTKSDVIRINKAADGKTVTGVTYVNEQGEEVFQPADLVILAGFQLTNVHMLLVSEIGTPYNPETGEGVVGKNYAYQTTGGGSKLFFKDKVFNPFIGHGANGAVIDDFGTANIDFAKEGFIGGSYISSSQTNGQPIHSTSLPKGTPAWGAGWKKAMGDWYGHSMGIGHHGTNMSYRDSYLDLDPTYKDKYGRPLMRMTFNWHDNDILMAQFMARQMDKIAHAIGADQIETSQMEIGQPYDVRPYQSTHTVGGAIMGTDPKKSVLNRYLQHWDVHNLFVTGASAFPQNIEYNPTGTVGALAYWLAHALRTNYLKNPRPLV
- a CDS encoding cytochrome c; the encoded protein is MRRFMKIILSLIILGLVAIAGIIFIPIQRTGPLENLPTDYKPAKGAGEYVAILADCAACHTAPNGKAFAGGREVESPFGTIYSSNITPSKEGIGNWTLDQFRDAVRDGIAADGSHLYPAMPYENYRKISEKDMVALYDYFMHEVKAVDEATPKTSLMFPFNQRWGIRVWNWYALRGGAGFNNRYKNEQLDRGAYIVESLAHCSACHTPRDLFFRQESTDATGKNFLAGANLSGWYAPDLSSNHSTMQGWSDEDIALYLTTARNNISAAVGPMQLVAGESLQFASKDDVNAIVAYLRHIKQDRPVVKSASAAIIDTQKTTKLLTDAAPDMPLGARLYLDNCNACHFANGRGAPQVFPQLDGASIVNAKDPSGMIDVILHGARLPSTKQRPADLAMPSFAYRMNDEEVATLVTFLRHAWGNNAPKVDAKDVAKIRANPLKQ
- a CDS encoding phosphonate C-P lyase system protein PhnL — protein: MDFIGQINDPLLRVENLTKFFDIHLLKTQLPAFENISFKLNRGEFILLRGPNGVGKSTLLRTLYRSCVPRGGHVYYASDYGVIDLACASDIDIALLRRKEIGFVTQFLQPRPRVSAQDLVAEPLLNAGEDKQIALEKAQDYLAAFGVKQALWQAYPSTFSGGEQQKVNLARALIVPQKLLFLDEPTASLDVIARAALIKRLQELKENGTAMIGVFHHREDVEDLIDREIDLSPMVNLQ